One stretch of Oceanimonas pelagia DNA includes these proteins:
- the rdgB gene encoding RdgB/HAM1 family non-canonical purine NTP pyrophosphatase: MTQKIVLASGNAKKVAELQSLLGGLGMSVVPQTELSVTDADETGTTFVENAIIKARHAAQVTGLPAIADDSGLAVSALGGRPGVYSARFAGPDASDQQNLELLLEQMQDVPAGERQATFWCVLVYMRHADDPTPLICTGRWQGEITTAPRGEHGFGYDPVFLVPEAGKTSAELTPAEKNRHSHRASALHQLQQLLREEI; encoded by the coding sequence GTGACCCAAAAAATCGTACTGGCCTCCGGCAACGCCAAAAAAGTAGCCGAACTGCAAAGCCTGCTGGGCGGACTGGGCATGAGCGTGGTGCCCCAGACCGAGCTGAGCGTGACCGACGCCGACGAAACCGGCACCACCTTCGTGGAAAACGCCATTATCAAGGCCCGCCATGCCGCACAAGTAACCGGCCTGCCCGCCATTGCCGACGACTCCGGCCTGGCGGTGAGCGCCCTCGGCGGCCGTCCCGGTGTTTACTCCGCCCGCTTTGCCGGCCCGGATGCCAGCGATCAACAAAACCTCGAACTGCTGCTGGAGCAGATGCAGGACGTGCCCGCCGGCGAGCGCCAGGCCACCTTCTGGTGCGTGCTGGTGTACATGCGCCACGCCGATGATCCCACGCCGCTGATCTGCACCGGCCGCTGGCAGGGCGAGATCACCACCGCCCCCCGGGGTGAACACGGCTTTGGCTACGACCCCGTGTTCCTGGTGCCGGAAGCGGGCAAGACTTCCGCCGAGCTGACCCCGGCCGAGAAAAACCGCCACAGCCACCGCGCCAGCGCCCTGCACCAGTTGCAGCAGCTGCTGCGAGAAGAAATCTGA
- a CDS encoding PilT/PilU family type 4a pilus ATPase — MELASLLGRMCESKASDMYISVGVAPTIKSQGKMLPIGDHPLSEGEALALVESCMTDECRERFHREKEANFAIHDDEHGRFRVSAFWQQDKAGMVLRRIESRIPTFEELYLPEVLREVAMAKRGLVLFVGGTGTGKSTTQAAMIGHRNRHAGGHILTIEDPVEFVHQHDQSIITQREVGIDTESFDAALKSSLRQAPDVILIGEIRSEETMGYALSFAETGHLCMATLHANNANQAIDRIMHLVPENKHRQLLFDLSFNLKAIVAQQLIPTRDGNQRRGAFEILLNTPIVADVIRQGDMHRLKEIMGKSREAGMQTFDQALFDLYTRQHIGYTEALAYADSPNDLRLMIKLQGGGGLDSGLFDNVTIES; from the coding sequence ATGGAGCTGGCTTCATTACTGGGCAGAATGTGCGAGAGTAAGGCCTCGGACATGTACATTTCGGTGGGGGTGGCGCCCACCATCAAGAGTCAGGGCAAAATGCTGCCCATCGGCGACCACCCGCTGAGCGAGGGCGAGGCGCTGGCGCTGGTGGAATCCTGCATGACCGACGAGTGCCGGGAGCGCTTTCACCGGGAGAAAGAGGCCAACTTCGCCATTCACGACGATGAGCACGGCCGGTTCCGGGTGAGCGCCTTCTGGCAGCAGGACAAGGCCGGCATGGTGCTCAGACGCATTGAGAGCCGCATTCCCACCTTTGAAGAGCTGTACCTGCCCGAGGTGCTGCGCGAGGTGGCCATGGCCAAGCGTGGCCTGGTGCTGTTTGTGGGCGGCACCGGCACCGGCAAGTCCACCACCCAGGCGGCCATGATCGGCCACCGCAACCGCCATGCCGGCGGTCATATCCTCACCATTGAGGATCCGGTGGAGTTCGTGCACCAGCACGATCAGTCGATCATTACCCAGCGGGAAGTGGGCATCGACACCGAGTCGTTCGATGCGGCCCTGAAAAGCTCGCTGCGTCAGGCGCCGGACGTGATTCTGATTGGTGAAATCCGCTCCGAGGAAACCATGGGGTATGCGCTGTCGTTCGCCGAAACCGGCCACCTGTGCATGGCTACCCTGCACGCCAACAATGCCAACCAGGCCATTGATCGCATCATGCACCTGGTGCCGGAAAACAAGCACCGTCAGCTGTTGTTTGATCTGTCGTTCAACCTCAAGGCCATTGTGGCCCAGCAACTTATTCCCACCCGGGACGGCAACCAGCGCCGGGGGGCCTTTGAAATATTGCTGAACACCCCCATCGTGGCCGACGTCATTCGCCAGGGCGACATGCACCGGCTCAAGGAGATCATGGGCAAGTCCCGCGAGGCGGGCATGCAAACCTTTGATCAGGCGCTGTTTGACCTCTATACGCGCCAGCATATAGGCTACACCGAAGCCCTGGCCTACGCCGATTCCCCCAACGATCTGCGGCTGATGATCAAGCTGCAGGGCGGCGGCGGGCTCGACTCCGGCCTGTTTGACAACGTAACCATCGAATCCTGA
- a CDS encoding type IV pilus twitching motility protein PilT, whose protein sequence is MDITELLAFSVKHNASDLHLSAGVQPLLRVDGEVRKINLPVLDHREVHRLVYDIMNDRQRKELEENFEVDFSFELPGLARFRVNAYHQARGAAAVFRVIPSEVWTLEQLGGPEIFERIAEYSRGLVLVTGPTGSGKSTTLAAMVNHINDNFNKHILTIEDPIEFVHDNKKCLVNQREVHRDTHSFSNALRSALREDPDIILVGELRDLETIRLALTAAETGHLVFGTLHTSSAAKTIDRIIDVFPGAEKDMVRSMLSESLRAVISQNLLKKINGGRVAAHEIMLGTPAIRNLIREDKVAQMYSVIQTGMAHGMQTMDQSLKRLVAGGLVSPADARAKAVDPQSI, encoded by the coding sequence ATGGACATTACCGAATTACTGGCGTTCAGTGTAAAGCATAATGCCTCCGATCTGCACCTCTCCGCCGGCGTGCAGCCGCTGTTGCGGGTGGACGGCGAGGTGCGCAAGATCAACCTGCCGGTGCTGGATCACCGGGAGGTGCACCGGCTGGTGTACGACATCATGAATGATCGCCAGCGCAAGGAGCTGGAAGAAAACTTCGAGGTCGACTTTTCCTTTGAGCTGCCGGGGCTGGCGCGCTTTCGGGTGAACGCCTACCACCAGGCCCGGGGCGCGGCGGCGGTATTCCGGGTGATCCCGAGCGAGGTGTGGACCCTGGAGCAGCTGGGTGGCCCGGAGATCTTTGAGCGCATTGCCGAATATTCCCGTGGCCTGGTGCTGGTCACCGGCCCCACCGGCTCGGGCAAGTCCACCACCCTGGCGGCCATGGTCAATCACATCAACGACAACTTCAACAAGCACATTCTGACCATCGAGGATCCCATCGAATTTGTGCACGACAACAAGAAGTGCCTGGTCAACCAGCGGGAAGTGCACCGCGATACCCACTCCTTCAGCAACGCCCTGCGCTCGGCGCTGCGGGAAGATCCCGACATCATTCTGGTGGGCGAACTGCGGGATCTGGAAACCATTCGGCTGGCGCTTACCGCCGCTGAAACCGGCCACCTGGTGTTTGGCACCCTGCACACCTCGTCGGCGGCCAAGACCATCGACCGTATCATCGATGTGTTTCCCGGTGCCGAAAAAGACATGGTGCGTTCCATGCTGTCGGAGTCGCTGCGGGCGGTGATCTCCCAAAACCTGCTGAAAAAGATAAACGGCGGCCGGGTGGCGGCTCACGAGATCATGCTGGGTACCCCGGCCATTCGCAACCTGATCCGGGAAGACAAGGTGGCGCAGATGTATTCGGTGATCCAGACCGGCATGGCCCACGGCATGCAGACCATGGATCAGTCGCTGAAGCGGCTGGTGGCCGGTGGTCTGGTATCGCCCGCCGACGCCCGTGCCAAGGCGGTGGATCCCCAGAGCATCTGA
- the yaaA gene encoding peroxide stress protein YaaA, whose translation MLIVVSPAKTLDFDTPPVIADYTRPELLQHSAELIARARELTPAEIGKLMKISDKLAGLNAARFADWTPEFTPDNAKQALLAFKGDVYTGLDAETLSADDFAFAQAHLRMLSGLYGVLRPLDLMQPYRLEMGTRLDNARGKDLYAFWGNIITDALNQAMAEQGDNVLINLASNEYFKAVKPGQLEGQIVTPVFKDCKNGQYKIISFYAKKARGMMARYIIENRLTEVSQLTGFDTAGYYFAESESSATELVFKREEQNA comes from the coding sequence ATGCTGATAGTGGTGTCGCCCGCCAAGACCCTGGACTTTGATACGCCGCCGGTGATTGCCGATTACACCCGGCCCGAGTTGCTGCAACATTCGGCGGAGCTGATTGCGCGGGCCCGTGAGCTGACCCCGGCGGAGATCGGCAAGCTGATGAAGATCAGCGACAAGCTCGCCGGTCTCAACGCCGCCCGTTTTGCCGACTGGACGCCCGAGTTCACTCCCGACAATGCCAAGCAGGCGCTGCTGGCGTTCAAGGGTGATGTCTACACCGGTCTGGACGCCGAGACCCTGAGCGCCGACGACTTTGCCTTTGCACAGGCCCATTTGCGCATGCTGTCGGGCCTCTATGGCGTGTTGCGGCCGCTGGATCTGATGCAGCCCTACCGGCTGGAAATGGGCACCCGGCTCGACAATGCCCGGGGTAAGGATCTGTATGCCTTCTGGGGCAATATCATCACCGACGCCCTGAACCAGGCCATGGCGGAGCAGGGCGACAACGTGCTGATCAATCTTGCCTCCAACGAGTATTTCAAGGCGGTGAAGCCCGGCCAGCTGGAAGGCCAGATAGTGACGCCGGTGTTCAAGGACTGCAAAAACGGCCAGTACAAGATCATCAGCTTCTACGCCAAGAAGGCGCGGGGCATGATGGCCAGATACATTATCGAAAACCGGCTGACCGAAGTGAGCCAGCTCACCGGTTTCGATACCGCCGGTTATTACTTCGCGGAAAGCGAGTCCAGTGCCACCGAGCTGGTGTTTAAGCGGGAAGAGCAGAATGCCTGA
- a CDS encoding YggT family protein has protein sequence MNTAYYLINTVFDLYLMVVLLRIWLQLVRADFYNPFSQFVVKATNPVLKPLRRVIPGFFGIDMAAVLLALIVATVKLALFKAMNLLYADWSTVVLVGLITVLKKAGVMLFWILIIRALLSWVSQGRSQIEYVMYQLTEPLLAPLRRIIPPMGGLDLSILVAFIALQALNWLMGDLFGPLWWQL, from the coding sequence ATGAACACCGCTTATTACCTGATCAACACGGTTTTCGACCTCTACCTGATGGTGGTGCTGCTGCGCATCTGGCTGCAACTGGTGCGTGCCGACTTCTACAACCCCTTCAGCCAGTTCGTGGTCAAGGCCACCAATCCGGTGCTCAAACCCCTGCGCCGGGTGATCCCCGGCTTTTTCGGCATCGACATGGCGGCGGTGCTGCTGGCCCTGATTGTGGCCACGGTGAAGCTGGCCCTGTTCAAGGCCATGAACCTGCTCTATGCCGACTGGAGTACCGTGGTGCTGGTGGGGCTTATCACCGTGCTGAAAAAGGCCGGGGTCATGCTGTTCTGGATTCTGATCATTCGCGCCCTGCTGAGCTGGGTCAGCCAGGGCCGCAGCCAGATCGAATACGTCATGTACCAGCTCACCGAGCCCCTGCTGGCCCCGCTGCGCCGCATCATTCCGCCCATGGGCGGGCTGGATCTGAGCATACTGGTGGCCTTTATCGCCCTGCAGGCACTGAACTGGCTGATGGGCGATCTGTTCGGTCCGCTGTGGTGGCAACTGTAA
- a CDS encoding DUF4426 domain-containing protein, with protein MFKAMIAALALLFTSQAFAEETRIGDWTVHYSAFPSTFLSPEVAQSNNIERSRYNGLLNIAVLDADGKPVQVVLSGEGKNLLGNVRRLEFQTIREGEALYYIAQYPYRNEDNVLFTIDIRGPKQGGELSFRHTFYTE; from the coding sequence ATGTTCAAAGCAATGATCGCCGCTCTGGCCCTGCTGTTTACCTCTCAGGCTTTCGCCGAGGAAACCCGCATCGGCGACTGGACGGTGCACTACAGCGCCTTCCCTTCCACCTTCCTGTCCCCGGAAGTGGCCCAGAGCAACAACATTGAACGCAGCCGCTACAACGGCCTGCTCAACATCGCCGTGCTCGACGCCGACGGCAAGCCGGTGCAGGTGGTTCTGAGCGGTGAAGGCAAGAACCTGCTGGGCAACGTGCGCCGGCTGGAGTTTCAGACCATTCGCGAAGGGGAGGCACTCTACTACATTGCCCAGTACCCCTACCGCAACGAAGACAATGTGCTGTTCACCATCGACATTCGCGGCCCCAAACAGGGCGGCGAGCTGAGCTTTCGCCATACCTTCTATACCGAGTGA
- a CDS encoding DUF167 family protein, which translates to MATVTGAVRLHEQQLHLRLYLQPRSSRDAFLGLHGDELRVAITAPPVDGKANAHLLKWLARQCGVAKSRAELVAGHGSRHKKVVIDHPALIPPELAELLGLAS; encoded by the coding sequence GTGGCAACTGTAACCGGTGCGGTGCGGCTGCATGAGCAGCAACTGCACCTCCGTCTTTACCTGCAGCCCAGATCCAGCCGGGACGCCTTTCTCGGCCTGCACGGCGATGAACTCAGGGTGGCCATTACCGCCCCGCCGGTGGACGGCAAGGCCAATGCCCACCTGCTGAAATGGCTGGCCAGGCAATGCGGCGTGGCCAAATCCCGGGCGGAACTGGTGGCCGGCCATGGCAGCCGCCACAAAAAGGTGGTGATTGACCACCCGGCTCTAATTCCGCCCGAGTTGGCGGAACTCCTCGGCCTGGCGTCCTAA
- the proC gene encoding pyrroline-5-carboxylate reductase codes for MEHRKLAFIGAGNMSRSLISGLIQSGYPADCIIAANPSRPKLDALAADFGIRTTQNNLEAVTQAEAVVLAVKPQMMAAMLSELLAAGATLGDKLLISIAAGISVARLEQMAGGHTRIVRTMPNTPSLLGLGMTGLYARPHVAEADRAYCQHMMEAVGKTLWVDEEDGINQVIAAAGSAPAYFFLFMEAMARQAEQSGFSADDARLLVQQTALGAANMVAANPQLSLSQLREQVTSKGGTTAEAIRRFNDNGLDRLVADAMAAAVARARELERQL; via the coding sequence ATGGAACACAGAAAACTCGCCTTTATCGGCGCGGGCAACATGTCGCGCAGCCTGATCTCCGGGCTGATCCAGTCCGGCTACCCCGCCGACTGCATTATCGCCGCCAATCCGTCCCGGCCCAAACTCGACGCCCTGGCCGCCGACTTTGGCATTCGCACCACCCAGAACAACCTTGAAGCCGTAACGCAGGCCGAGGCCGTGGTGCTGGCGGTCAAGCCCCAGATGATGGCCGCCATGCTGAGCGAGCTGCTGGCCGCCGGCGCCACACTCGGCGACAAGCTGCTGATCTCCATTGCCGCCGGCATTTCCGTGGCCCGGCTGGAGCAGATGGCCGGTGGTCACACCCGCATTGTACGCACCATGCCCAATACCCCGTCGCTGCTGGGCCTGGGCATGACCGGCCTGTATGCACGGCCGCATGTGGCCGAGGCCGATCGGGCCTACTGCCAGCACATGATGGAGGCGGTGGGCAAGACGCTGTGGGTGGACGAGGAAGACGGCATCAATCAGGTGATTGCCGCCGCCGGCAGCGCCCCCGCCTATTTCTTTCTGTTTATGGAAGCCATGGCCAGACAGGCCGAGCAAAGCGGCTTTTCCGCCGATGACGCCCGCCTGCTGGTGCAGCAGACCGCGCTGGGCGCTGCCAACATGGTGGCCGCCAACCCGCAACTGTCGCTGAGCCAGTTACGCGAGCAGGTTACCTCAAAAGGCGGCACCACCGCCGAGGCCATTCGCCGCTTTAACGACAACGGCCTCGACCGCCTGGTGGCGGATGCCATGGCCGCCGCCGTGGCCCGGGCCCGGGAACTGGAACGCCAGCTTTAA
- a CDS encoding YggS family pyridoxal phosphate-dependent enzyme — MSTIAQHLQDVHTRLAQAATQAGRASQDITLLAVSKTKPAADVEAAWAAGQRWFGENYVQEAVDKITTLKKRCPDLVWHLIGPLQSNKSRLVAEHFDWVQTVDRLKIAQRLNDQRPPHMRPLNVCLQVNVSGEASKSGLAPAEAELLAEQVAALPRLCLRGLMTIPEATDNSETLRAQLLELKHLFDRMQKKHPQLDTLSMGMSNDLELAVACGSTLVRVGTAIFGSRNP; from the coding sequence ATGAGTACTATTGCACAGCATTTGCAAGACGTTCACACCCGCCTGGCCCAGGCCGCCACCCAGGCCGGCCGTGCTTCACAAGATATCACCCTGCTGGCGGTGAGCAAAACCAAACCCGCCGCGGATGTGGAGGCGGCCTGGGCCGCCGGCCAGCGCTGGTTTGGCGAGAACTACGTGCAGGAAGCGGTGGATAAAATCACCACCCTGAAAAAGCGCTGTCCCGACCTCGTCTGGCATCTTATCGGCCCGCTGCAGTCCAATAAAAGCCGGCTGGTGGCCGAGCATTTCGACTGGGTACAGACCGTGGACCGGCTGAAAATCGCTCAGCGCCTCAACGATCAGCGTCCCCCCCATATGCGCCCACTCAATGTCTGTCTGCAGGTCAACGTCAGTGGCGAGGCCAGCAAGTCGGGCCTTGCCCCCGCCGAGGCTGAGCTCCTGGCCGAGCAGGTGGCCGCCCTGCCCCGCCTGTGCCTGCGTGGCCTGATGACAATTCCGGAGGCAACCGACAATTCCGAGACCCTGCGGGCACAATTACTAGAGTTGAAGCATCTCTTTGATAGAATGCAGAAAAAACACCCCCAGCTGGACACCCTGTCGATGGGGATGAGCAACGATCTGGAACTGGCAGTGGCCTGTGGCTCCACCCTGGTACGGGTGGGCACTGCCATCTTCGGCTCCCGCAACCCTTGA